One Ilumatobacter fluminis genomic window, CCCGGCGAGTGAGGTCGAGAACATCACGGTCGGCCTCGTCGACGGGCAGGACGTGCCCGTCGATCTCTGGATCCATCCGGGCACGTTCCTGGTGACCCGCCTCGAGTTCGAGACCACGATCGACGGTGCCAAGTCGCAGTGGGAACTCGAACTCGATCGCTACGGCGAGTCGTTCACGATCCGCCCACCCGCCAACGTGCGCACGGAGGCCGGAGCATGACCGCCGTCGACGAACGCCCCGACACCGGCACCGGGCGCCGACCGTCGCCGGGCGCGATCCTGGCCGTCGTCGGCTTCAGCGTCTTCGTCGCGGCCGACGACCTCACCGTCGTCTCGACGATGCTGCGCCCGATCATCGGCGACCTCGGCCTCGTCCTGCCCGACGGCCTCGACGACGCCGCCTGGATCGTGAACGCCTACCTGATCGCCTTCGTCGCCGTGATGCCGATCGCCGGACGCGTCAGCGACGTGCTCGGTCGTCGGCGCACCTTCGTCGGTGCCTACTTGCTGTTCCTCGTCGGCACGATCCTGATCCCGTTGTCGATCCAGTTCGATGAACCGTTCCGCTGGTTCCTGCTCGGTCGCATCCTCACCGCGATCGGCGGTGGCGCCATGGTGCCGGTCGCGTTGGCCGTCGTCGGCGACGTCTACGAGGAGGGCAAGCGAGCCCGAGCGCTCGGCACACTCGGCGCGATCGAGACGCTCGGTTGGGTGTGGGGTCCGTTGTACGGCGCCATGCTCGTGCGGTTCCTGTCGTGGGAGTGGCAGTTCTGGCTCAACATCCCGATGGCGATCGGCGGCCTGGCCGTGTCGTGGTGGGCCCTCGCCGGACAGGACAAGCCCGAGCACGGAGCCCGCATCGACTGGGTCGGCGCCACCCTGCTCACGATCGCGCTCGTCAGCCTCAACCTCGCGCTGCTCGGCGGTGCCGAGATCCAGAGCGTCAACGGACTCGACGAACTCACCGGTGGCAGCGGCCCCGACCTGTGGTGGCTCTACCCCGTCGCCACGCTCGCGACCGGCTTGTTCATCGTCCAGCAGTCGTACTCGAAGCACCCGCTGTTCGACCCTCGCATCTTCCAGGGTCGCAACCTGCTGATCGCGCTCGGCGTCAACTTCGTCGTCGGCGCCGGCCTCGTCATCGCGATGGTCGACGTGCCGCTGTTCATCAACTCGGTCGAACTCGATCTCGAGCGGGCCGCCGTCTACTCGGGGTGGATCCTCTCGGCGCTCACCGCCGCCATGGCGATCACCTCCTACGTCGGCGGACGCATCACCGAGCGGTGGTGGTATCAGCCGCCGGTACTGCTCGGCGTCGCGATGTCGACGGCGGCGTATGCGTGGATGGGTGCCACGTGGACCGCCGACACCAGCTACCCGATCTTCGCCGTGCAACTCGCCCTCCTCGGCGGTGGATTCGGCCTCACCGTCGCACCCACGACGAGCGCCGTCGTCGACGCCGCACCACCCGACCAGCGCGGCGCCGCCGCGTCGGTGGTGATGGTCGTGCGCCTGCTCGGCTTGAGCGTCGGCCTGTCGGCGCTGACCGCGTGGGGCCTCTCCCGTTTCGAGAGCCTGCGCTCGACGATCGAGCTGCCGCCGATCACCGATCCCGGATTCGAGGACGCCGTCGTCGCCGCTCAGGAGACCCTCACCGCCCAGGCGATCGCCGAGACGTTCACTGCGGCCGCCGTCGTGCTCGGCGCCGGCCTTCTCGCCACCTTCTTCATGCGGCGCAACCGTGCCGCCACGCATCCTGACGACCATTCTTCTCACCATCACTCGAGCGAAGGAGCCACGCCGTGACCGACCATCACGACACCACGCCCATGACCGACATCGGTCCGGCCGCGCTGCCCGAACCGGTGCCCGCCGCCAGCGAGGCCAACACCGCGGCGATCGCCGAACTGACGCGGCGCACCAACCTGATGATCGGCATCCTCGCCGCGCTGCTCGTCGGTGCGTTCGTCGTGATCGGGCTGCTGTTCGGCCGCGTGGCGTCGGCCGAGAGCGACGCCGAAGCCGCCCGCACGGAGCTGGCGACCGTGATGGCGAACGGTGGTGCGTCGTCGGCCGAGGTCGAGGAGCTGCGTGCCGATCTCGACCGGGTCGAAGCCGGCGCCGCGCTGTACGCGTCGCAGGTCGAGGGGTTCGTCGATCAGCTGGCCGAGCTCTCACCCGAGATCGAGGCGGGCGTCGCCGAGGCGATCACCGGCCTGCGTGACTTCGGCGAGTCGACCATCTCGTTCGACGTCAACATCGACGAGGTCATCCCGATCGACACCGAGGTCGTCATCAGCCGCACCGTCGAGGTGCCGATCGTGACCGAGATCCCGATCAACGAGGAGATCGACACCACCATCACCATCGACACGCCGCTCGGCGGGATCCCCGTCGACGTCAACGTGCCGGTCGACGTGGTCGTACCGATCGATCTCGTCGTCGACATCCCGATCGACGAGACGGTGCCGATCCAGGACGAGTTCCCCGTCCAGCTCGACGTGCCGATCGCCATCGACGTCGGCGAAACCGAACTGAAGAACCTCACCGACTCCCTGGCCGCCGGCCTCGAGAGCCTCGAAGGTGTCCTCACCGGCCTCGCCGGCTGACCGCCACGCCTCACCGGCTCCGCGCCCTCCGGTATACTCCGGGTATGGCGACCACGGTCAAGGTCAGCACGGAGACCCGCGATCGCATCAAGGCGTTCGGCCGGGCGACGCTCGAGGACACCATCATTGAGGCGTTGGACGCCCTCGAGGAACGCGAGTTCTGGGCTCAGGCCGAACGTGCGGCAGCGTGGAGAGCGACGTTGTCCGACGACGAGCAGGCACAGCGACGCGCACGCGAAGCCGAGATCGACGCAGCGTTCGACAGCATCGAGTGATGGACGTCGGTGACGTCTACGACGCAGACCTGAACGAGGACCGGCGACGTCGGGTCCTGGTGATCTCCCCGGCCCGCTTCAACCGACTCGCCGGTCGCGCCGTCGTCATACCCGAGCAGCACGGTTCGCCCGACGACGTCCTCGATCCCTGGCGGGTCGTGGTCGACGACACGGTCTACGCCGTCGACCATGTCCGCTCCGTCCCAGCCGAGCGGCTCCTGAAGCTGATCGATCGCGCCCCGGCCGCCGCAGTCAACACCATCCGCCGCGCCATGCGCGCCATCACCTGACGAAACCGGCAGCGCGCGCCCTCGGGCGAAGGAGCAAGCTGATCGCATGGATCGGTTCGCTGAGCTGCTCGTCGAGGTCGACGCGGCGTTCGCCGTGACCGCGCGCGGGCTGCGGCAGTGGGACGATCCGCACCCCGACCGGATGCCGTTGGACGAGGAGTACTCGCGGGTGCTCGATCCGGCGAAGTGGCGGATCATCGGGGCACGCGTCGACGCGTGGGCCGACGCTCTCGTGGCGGCCGGTCTCGCCACCATGGAGCGCGACGTCACCACCGACTGGATCGATCCGCCAGGCACCGATCTGCAGCGAACCGACCGCCTGGTGCCGACGCGCTCCGGTGCCCTGCCCATCGTGTTCGCCCGCAGCCGAATCGAAGGGCTCCTCGACACCGGGGTGACGATCGGAGCCGGCGACCCGGCGGCCACGGTCGAGATGATTCCCGACTGTGGTTGCGACGCATGCGACAGCGGATCCGATGACGTGCTCGAGCAGATCGACCGCAGCGTCGGAGGCGTCGTCCGGGGCGACTTCCGGCACCTCTGGCGGCGGGTGAAGCGTCCGAGGCAACCGGGCTGGTTCCGCTACCTTCCTGCGCCCGGGACCCCGATCGACGACGCACCGTTCGCCGAGACCTGGGCACTGCCGGAGCTGGAGACGATCACGGTCCGCGGAGGCGGACGGGGAGCTCACAACCTGACCGACGAGCGGGGCATCGACGCCATCCTCGCCGACCCCGTCGGTTGGACCGAGACGACGGGCGAGCCCTGGTTCGACGAGTCGTAGCCATCCGATCCGACGCCGACCGACGATCGGGGTGCATCGCGAGGTTGATCAGGCGTGTTCGTCGAGGGCGGGGACGTGGCCGCCTTCGTCGGTGTGGCCGCTGATGTTGAACGGGGCTCTGAACACCTGAGCGGTACCGGTCTCGGTGGTGACGTCGACCTTGCGCTGCCGCGCCGCGTGTTGTACGTGGTGCCAGACGTCGAGCGGGTCGCGGACGTCGGCGACGGTGATGCGCGACGCTCGCAGACGGTCCCTCGCCTCGTCGGCGCCGATCGCTGCCAGCGCTCCGCTGATGATCGACTCGAGTTCGTCGACGTTGGCGATTCGGTCACGGTTGCCCGCGAAGCGCGGGTCGTTGCCGAGTTCGGGCCGGGCGAGGACGCCCTCGGCCATCGCCCGCCACTCCCGGTCGGACTGCACGGCGATCAGCACCGTCGCGCCGTCGGCGAGTTCGAACATGCCGTAGGGAGCGATCATCGGGTGCCGTCGCGGCGAGCGGGCCGGAGCCTCACCGGTCGCCGCGGCGGTCAGGACCTGCGGCGACGTCCACTCGGTGAGGCACTCGAGCATCGACAGCGAGATCGCCGCGCCCTCGCCGGTGCGGTCGCGCCGGTACAGCGCAGCGAGGATCGAGCTGAGGGCGTACATGGCGGCGGAGATGTCGGCGATCGAGATGCCGACCTTGGACGGCTCGTCGGGCGAGCCGGTGAGCATCACCGCGCCGGCTTCGGACTGGATCGCGAGGTCGTAGGCCTTGTCGTCGGCCCGTGGCCCGTCGAGCCCGTAGCCGGAGATGTCGCAGGCGACGATCGTCGGGTGCCGGTCGAGGAGTTGGTGGGCGAGCAGGCCTGCTCGTTCGGCGGCACCGGCGGAGAGGTTCTGGACGAACACGTCGGCGCCGGCGATGAGGGCGTCGAGGCGGTCACGGCCGGCGTCGGTCTTCAGGTCGACGACGACGCTCTGCTTGCCGCGGTTCGCCCAGACGAAGTAGGTCGACTGGCCGGCGGTGTTGTCGTCGTAGTGGCGGGCGAAGTCGCCGCCGTCGGGGTGTTCGACCTTGATCACGGTCGCTCCGAGGTCGGCCAGGTGCCGCGTCGCCAACGGCGCAGCGATCGCCTGCTCCACCGCAACGATCACCACCCCCGCCAACGGCGCCGTCATTGCTGCCACCGTCGGTTGAGGTCAGACCCCAACCGACCGCCAGTCGCCTCGCACCCTCGACGGGCTCGTCGGTTGGGGTCTGACCTCAACCGACTAGTAGCTCTTCGGGAGGCCGAGACACTTTTCGGCGACGAAGGCGAGGACGAGATTGTTGTTGATCGGGGCGACTTGGTAGAGCCGGGTCTCACGCAGCTTGCGTTCGATGTCGTACTCGGCGGCGAACCCGTACCCACCATGGGCGTCGAGCGCAGCGTTCCCCGCCGCCCACGATGCCTCGCTCGCGAGCAGCTTCGACATGTTCGCCTCGGCGCCGCAGCTCTTGCCGGCGTCGAACAGTGACGCCGCCTTCCATCGCATCAGGTCGGCGGCCTGCAACTGGGCGTACGCCTTGGCGAGGGGGAACGCCACGCCCTGGTTCTGGCCGATCGGTCGCCCGAACACCTCCCGTTCGTTCGCGTACTGCGACGCACGCTCGAGGAAGAAGGTGCCGTCGCCGATGCACTCGGCGGCGATCAGGATCCGTTCGGCGTTCATGCCATCGAGGATCTGGCGGAACCCGTTCCCCTCGACACCGATCAGCGACGACGCCGGGATCTCGACGTCGTCGAAGAACACCTGGGTCGTGTTGTGGTTCATCCACGTGTCGATCGGATCGATGCGAAGCCCGGGGATCAGTTCGCCCGAGTCATCGCGCATCTCGACGATGAAGACCGACAGCCCGTCGAGGCGGTGCTCGACCTCGTCGATCGGCGTCGTGCGCGCCAGCAGGATCATCAGGTCGGAGTAGAGCGCTCGCGACGTCCAGATCTTCTGCCCGTTGATGCGGTACACGTCGCCGTCGCGTTCGGCACGGGTGGTGATGCGCGTCGTCTCCGAACCGGCGGCCGGCTCGGTGACGCCGAACGCCTGGAGTCGTTTGCGGCCGTCGGCGACCTGCGGGAGGTAGTGCTCTTTCTGCTCGTCGGAGCCGTGGCGGAGCAGGGTGCCCATCACGTACATCTGCGCGTGGCAGGCCGAGGGGTTGCCACCGCTGGCGGCGATCTCTTCGAGGATGACCGAGGCGCCGGCGAGGCTGAGCCCACCACCGCCGTATTGCTCGGGGATGAGCGCGGCGAGCCAGCCGTGGCGGGTCAGATCGGCGACGAACTCCTCCGGGTAGCGGTCGGGTTCGAGCCCGCGCCAGTACTCGTTGCCGTACTTGTCGCACAGCCGCCGCACCTCGGTGCGGATGACGGCGAAGTCGTCGGGTTGCTCGAAGTCCATCGCCGACCAGTCGACCACGCCGAGCTCGTCACGGCAAAGCCGGAGATGCTGCGGCGGGAATTGGACCGGGCCGGGCGATCCTCGGGAGCGCTGCGGAGAGCGGTCCGTCGGAAACCCGGCCCGTGTGGTCGTCTGCACGCTCGGCGACGGTGGCCGAGCGTTGAATCGCTGTGGTCAGCGATCGAGGGTGAGGTGGAGCTTGGTCCGTGCGTCCTCGAGGTCGGCGCGGGCCGATGCGAGGGCGCGGAAGTTGCTCTGGCTGCGAGCATCCTCACGGCGATTCCACGCCGCCAGGAGCTCCCGGAATGCGAGGGTCTGCTGTGCGTTCACGTGTTCAACGCTAGGGAAATCGGCCCGAATGTACAATCCGTCAACGTTCGGAACTTCGGCCGTTTCGGGCGATGTGCCCATGGTTTCCAAAGTCATTCCGAGCATTTGCTTTGGAAAGTACAGTACGGGTGTGATCCACCTCGACGAGATCAACCGCGACCTGCTCGACCTGCTGCAGCACGACGGGCGGTTGTCGTATCGAGAACTGGGTGAACGGATCGGCCTGTCGCCACCGGCGGTCGCCGAACGCATCCGCAAGCTGGAGGAGTCGGGTGTGATCACCGGCTACCGGGCGATGGTCGACTACGAGGCGATCGGGTTCCCGATCCTGTGCATCATCCGCCTGAACGCGACGAACCTCGACCGTGCGACGATCGACGACGTCATGACGGCGATCCCCGAGATCATCGAGGCGAACCGGGTGACCGGGTCGGAGTCGCACGTGATCCGGGCACGGGTCCGCTCGACCGCCCATCTGGAGGAGTTGCTCGAACTCGTGACCGGCCATGGCGCCACGGTCACGAACATCGTCACCAGCTCGCCCGTGCCGCGCCGCCCCATGAACCTGCGCTCGGCCCTCGCCTACGTCGACGACTGATCGACGACTGATCGACGACTGATCGCCGAAGGCGTGAACGCCTTGGGTGCTTGTTCACGCATTGGCGGAGTCGACGGGGCCGACGGTGAGGCCGATGGCGGTGCCGCGTTCGCGCATGGCGTCGGGGTAGAAGCCGGCGCTGACGAACCACTCCGGGCCTTCGACGGTGAACAGGATGTTCTCGGTCGAGTCGGCGCGGCTGGTGATCTCGTAGCCGAGGTCGCGCAGCTCGGCGAGATACGCCTCGCCGAGCGGAACCGGGTCACCGGCGTTCCACCCGGTGATGTCGAAGATCGTCGCCTGCCCGCCGGTCAGCTCGTTCGCCTCGTCGAGCTCGATACCCGCCGGCATCGGCACGTCGTCGGGGAACGACTCGGGGAGCTGCACGGTCGGCAGCGTCGCGATCACCGGCGTCACGGTCGACGACACGGTCTCGTCGTCGCTGCCGCCGCAGGCCGTCATTCCCATCACTCCCACGGAGAGGGCGACGAACGAGGGAACGACGATCGTGCTGCGGCGCATCCGGCCAACCTACGGTGCCCGGGCGGGACAGCGGCAGGGCCGGAAGTCCCCGACCCTGCCGCTGTCTTCCGTTCACGTCACCGCGGGATGGTGACGAGGTGCCGGTCTCGTCAGGCGCCGCCCTCGTTCAGGGTGACCTCGATCGGCTGGTACACCTCACCGGTCACGGCGACCGGGATGCCCAGCTCGGCGAGGAGTTCGAGCGCCTCGGTCGCGATGTCGGTGCGGTACGCGTCGTCCGACGGCTCCTCGGTGAGCACCGTCGCTCCTTCGAGGTTCGGCGTGTTCAGCGCGATCTCGACGGTGCGATCCCACGCCGCCGGATCGACGATGCCGGGACCGTTGTCGGACGGCCAGATGAGCTTGTTGACCTCGTTCATCTGCCAGAGCTGGTGGCTGGCACCCAGGGTGGGGCCGGCGGCCAGCACGATGTCGGCGCATTCCTGCACGTTGTCGCGGCAGTACAGCCAACCGCCGATCGAGGCGGCGACGAATCGGGTGGTGATGTCGACGTACTCGGGGTCGTCGGCGAGACGGTCGCCGCTGGCCCAGATCGCGTCCTGCAACATCCCGACGCCGACCTCTTCGTACGAGATGACGTTGAAGTCCTCCGGCTGGTACAGCTCACCGGTGTCGGGGTTCACGGCCTCCAGCACCTGTGCGTACTCGTTGTAGGTCATTGCCTCGGCAGCGTCGATCTCCCCGTCGAGGAGGGCGACCATGTCGAAGTTCTGCCCGACGAGTTCGACGTCGGAGGCGGGGTCGAGCCCCTCCTGGCCGAGCGCTGCGAACACCTCGTACTCGTTGCCGAAGCCCCAGTTGCCGATCTTCTTGCCGGCGAAGTCGGCCGGCGACTCGATGCCCGAGTCGGCGAACGACACCTGCAGGGTGCCGGAGCGCTGGTAGATCTGAGCGACGTTCACGATGTTCGCTCCGGCTTCACGGCTGGCGAGGGCCTTGGGCACCCACGCGAGGGCGAAGTCGACGTCGCCGTTGGCGAGCTGGGTCTGCGGGACGATGTCGACGCCACCTTCGACGATGGTCACGTCGAGACACGCCGCGTCGTAGTAGCCCTGGTCGATCGCTGCGTAGTAGCCGGCGAACTGTGCCTGGACGAACCACTGCAGCTGCAGGCTGACCTCGTCGGGCGTCTCGCACTCGATGCCGTCGGCCATGTCGTCGTCGGCGTCGTCCATCGCGTCCTCGGCCTCGTCCACCGCGTCCTCGGCGGCGTCCTCGGCCTCGTCGACGGCGTCTTCGGCTTCGTCCACCGCATCGTCGGCGGCGTCCTCGGCCTCGTCGACCGCGTCGTCGACGGCGTCCTCGATGTCGTCGGCCGTGTCGTCGTCGTCACCGCACGCAGCGGCGACCAGCGACAGTGCGACGACGCCGGCGAGCGCCGTCCGTACTGATCGGTTCCGTGTTCTCATGTCATGCTCCTCCCCCAGGGGCTTCGCCCCGTCGGTGTCTGGTTGTTGACTCCATCGCCATGGAGATCAGGTAGAACAGCAGGCCCAACAGGCAGGCGCCGAGCACATAGGCCCACGCGACTGCGTTCCTGGAGTTCGCGAAGTTGGATGGGATCCGACGGCCGAGCCCGATGTCTCGTCCGCCGAAGTACTCGGCGACGAACGCCGTGATGACCGACGCCGGTGCCGCGATCTTGAGCGCCGTGAACAGATACGGCACGGCGTTCGGGATGCGGGCCTTCATCAGGACCGCCGAGGGCGACGCCGCGTACGAACGCATCAGCTCGAGATGGGTGGGCTGCACCTGCCGCAGTCCCTTCGCCACGTTGACGAGCACGATGAAGAACACGATCAAGGTCACCATCAGCCGACGCGGGATGTCGCTCGTGGCGCCGTACATGTTGAGGAAGACGGTGACGAGCACGACGATCGGGATCGCGTTGAGCGCGACGGCCATCGGCGTCACCAGCTCGGTCATGAACTGGAACCGCACGAGCAGGAAGGCGACGGCCACGCCGAGCAGGGTGCCGGCGACGAGCCCGATCAGTGCGTTGGTGCCGGAGTACACGGTGGCGTCCCAGATGACGCCGATGTTGTCGACGAACGCTTCGAAGATCGCCGACGGCGACGGCAGGAAGTACGGCTTCAGGTCGAAGATCTGGACGACGGCCTCCCAGAGCGCGAGGAAGATCGCACCGAACAGCAACGGCCAGGCGACCGTGGCGACGGCGTGACGGCCGTTCATCGGTCGTCGACCCCGCCCATCACCGGTTGCTCGATGCCGCGCAGGGCTTCGCGGACCTCGGTGATCTTGTCGTAGAAGCCACTTGCTTCGCGCGTGTCCTCGTCGCGGTCGTCGCCGAGCGCGACGTCGATCGTCTGCGTGATCCGGCCGGGGCGCGGCGACATGACGACGACGCGATCGGACAGGAACACGGCTTCGGGGATCGAGTGCGTCACGAACACGACGGTGGTCTGGGTCTCGGCGCAGATGCGGAGGAGTTCGGCCTGCATGTGTTCGCGGGTCATCTCGTCGAGCGCGCCGAACGGTTCGTCCATCAGCAGCAGCGACGGCGACGCTGCGAGTGCTCGAGCGATCGCGATGCGTTGCTGCATGCCACCCGACAATTGCCACGGCATGTGTCGGGCGAATTCCGGGAGTTTGACGAGTTCGAGCATCTCGTGCGCGCGTTCGCGGCGCTGGTTCTTGTCCCAGCCCTTCAGCTCGAGCGGCAACTCGATGTTCTTCTCGACCGATCGCCACTCGAACAGGCCGGCCTGCTGGAACGCCATCCCGTAGTCCTGGTCGAGTCGGGCCTGGCGGGCGTTCTTGCCGTTGATCGTGATCGCGCCCTCGCTCGGCTCGAGCAGGTCGGCGATCAGTCGGAGCAGGGTCGACTTGCCGCAACCCGACGGGCCGATCAACGACACGAACTCGCCGGGGGCGATCGTGAGATCGACGTCGACGAGGGCGTCGACCTGCCCGGGCGTGCCGGGGTTGAACACCTTCGACACCTTGCTGACCGCGACGGCGGATGTGGTCACGTGAGTTCCTCCTGCGGGCGATCTCGCATGACCACCACTTCCATCAACACGACCAGGCCGTAGAGCACCAGCCCG contains:
- a CDS encoding type II toxin-antitoxin system PemK/MazF family toxin → MDVGDVYDADLNEDRRRRVLVISPARFNRLAGRAVVIPEQHGSPDDVLDPWRVVVDDTVYAVDHVRSVPAERLLKLIDRAPAAAVNTIRRAMRAIT
- a CDS encoding acyl-CoA dehydrogenase family protein, with amino-acid sequence MDFEQPDDFAVIRTEVRRLCDKYGNEYWRGLEPDRYPEEFVADLTRHGWLAALIPEQYGGGGLSLAGASVILEEIAASGGNPSACHAQMYVMGTLLRHGSDEQKEHYLPQVADGRKRLQAFGVTEPAAGSETTRITTRAERDGDVYRINGQKIWTSRALYSDLMILLARTTPIDEVEHRLDGLSVFIVEMRDDSGELIPGLRIDPIDTWMNHNTTQVFFDDVEIPASSLIGVEGNGFRQILDGMNAERILIAAECIGDGTFFLERASQYANEREVFGRPIGQNQGVAFPLAKAYAQLQAADLMRWKAASLFDAGKSCGAEANMSKLLASEASWAAGNAALDAHGGYGFAAEYDIERKLRETRLYQVAPINNNLVLAFVAEKCLGLPKSY
- a CDS encoding MFS transporter, yielding MTAVDERPDTGTGRRPSPGAILAVVGFSVFVAADDLTVVSTMLRPIIGDLGLVLPDGLDDAAWIVNAYLIAFVAVMPIAGRVSDVLGRRRTFVGAYLLFLVGTILIPLSIQFDEPFRWFLLGRILTAIGGGAMVPVALAVVGDVYEEGKRARALGTLGAIETLGWVWGPLYGAMLVRFLSWEWQFWLNIPMAIGGLAVSWWALAGQDKPEHGARIDWVGATLLTIALVSLNLALLGGAEIQSVNGLDELTGGSGPDLWWLYPVATLATGLFIVQQSYSKHPLFDPRIFQGRNLLIALGVNFVVGAGLVIAMVDVPLFINSVELDLERAAVYSGWILSALTAAMAITSYVGGRITERWWYQPPVLLGVAMSTAAYAWMGATWTADTSYPIFAVQLALLGGGFGLTVAPTTSAVVDAAPPDQRGAAASVVMVVRLLGLSVGLSALTAWGLSRFESLRSTIELPPITDPGFEDAVVAAQETLTAQAIAETFTAAAVVLGAGLLATFFMRRNRAATHPDDHSSHHHSSEGATP
- a CDS encoding ABC transporter ATP-binding protein; this encodes MTTSAVAVSKVSKVFNPGTPGQVDALVDVDLTIAPGEFVSLIGPSGCGKSTLLRLIADLLEPSEGAITINGKNARQARLDQDYGMAFQQAGLFEWRSVEKNIELPLELKGWDKNQRRERAHEMLELVKLPEFARHMPWQLSGGMQQRIAIARALAASPSLLLMDEPFGALDEMTREHMQAELLRICAETQTTVVFVTHSIPEAVFLSDRVVVMSPRPGRITQTIDVALGDDRDEDTREASGFYDKITEVREALRGIEQPVMGGVDDR
- a CDS encoding ABC transporter permease, whose protein sequence is MNGRHAVATVAWPLLFGAIFLALWEAVVQIFDLKPYFLPSPSAIFEAFVDNIGVIWDATVYSGTNALIGLVAGTLLGVAVAFLLVRFQFMTELVTPMAVALNAIPIVVLVTVFLNMYGATSDIPRRLMVTLIVFFIVLVNVAKGLRQVQPTHLELMRSYAASPSAVLMKARIPNAVPYLFTALKIAAPASVITAFVAEYFGGRDIGLGRRIPSNFANSRNAVAWAYVLGACLLGLLFYLISMAMESTTRHRRGEAPGGGA
- a CDS encoding ABC transporter substrate-binding protein, which produces MRTRNRSVRTALAGVVALSLVAAACGDDDDTADDIEDAVDDAVDEAEDAADDAVDEAEDAVDEAEDAAEDAVDEAEDAMDDADDDMADGIECETPDEVSLQLQWFVQAQFAGYYAAIDQGYYDAACLDVTIVEGGVDIVPQTQLANGDVDFALAWVPKALASREAGANIVNVAQIYQRSGTLQVSFADSGIESPADFAGKKIGNWGFGNEYEVFAALGQEGLDPASDVELVGQNFDMVALLDGEIDAAEAMTYNEYAQVLEAVNPDTGELYQPEDFNVISYEEVGVGMLQDAIWASGDRLADDPEYVDITTRFVAASIGGWLYCRDNVQECADIVLAAGPTLGASHQLWQMNEVNKLIWPSDNGPGIVDPAAWDRTVEIALNTPNLEGATVLTEEPSDDAYRTDIATEALELLAELGIPVAVTGEVYQPIEVTLNEGGA
- a CDS encoding DUF6226 family protein, which translates into the protein MDRFAELLVEVDAAFAVTARGLRQWDDPHPDRMPLDEEYSRVLDPAKWRIIGARVDAWADALVAAGLATMERDVTTDWIDPPGTDLQRTDRLVPTRSGALPIVFARSRIEGLLDTGVTIGAGDPAATVEMIPDCGCDACDSGSDDVLEQIDRSVGGVVRGDFRHLWRRVKRPRQPGWFRYLPAPGTPIDDAPFAETWALPELETITVRGGGRGAHNLTDERGIDAILADPVGWTETTGEPWFDES
- a CDS encoding Lrp/AsnC family transcriptional regulator — protein: MIHLDEINRDLLDLLQHDGRLSYRELGERIGLSPPAVAERIRKLEESGVITGYRAMVDYEAIGFPILCIIRLNATNLDRATIDDVMTAIPEIIEANRVTGSESHVIRARVRSTAHLEELLELVTGHGATVTNIVTSSPVPRRPMNLRSALAYVDD
- a CDS encoding CaiB/BaiF CoA transferase family protein, coding for MTAPLAGVVIVAVEQAIAAPLATRHLADLGATVIKVEHPDGGDFARHYDDNTAGQSTYFVWANRGKQSVVVDLKTDAGRDRLDALIAGADVFVQNLSAGAAERAGLLAHQLLDRHPTIVACDISGYGLDGPRADDKAYDLAIQSEAGAVMLTGSPDEPSKVGISIADISAAMYALSSILAALYRRDRTGEGAAISLSMLECLTEWTSPQVLTAAATGEAPARSPRRHPMIAPYGMFELADGATVLIAVQSDREWRAMAEGVLARPELGNDPRFAGNRDRIANVDELESIISGALAAIGADEARDRLRASRITVADVRDPLDVWHHVQHAARQRKVDVTTETGTAQVFRAPFNISGHTDEGGHVPALDEHA